The genomic DNA ctgtgtccaccagagaaatctacgcatttcccactaccctctcgatcctaagacaatacgcgcagaaggctctatgcataaagacaccacttagcaagggagagacaggcaagacttttaccgacacggaaaataaaaaaaaaataataataatctacccattttccgactggtttgccataggcaacccagtaagaAACATACAAccaatgcatttattttgaagagagcacaatttgtttaaatttgatgGGTAAGTATTTCCCCACACTACAACTGCATAGTTTAGATAAGGGTATATCAGTGTATAATAAAGTTGCTTGAGAACATGTATACTCACATAGTGTCTTAATTTATATAGGATTCCAATATTTTTAGATACTTTGTTTTTAACATGGGTAATTTGATCTTTCCAATTCAAGTGTTATAAACACCAAGGTACTTAATACAAGCCTTctgctcaaaatttaaaatatttataggaGTAACTTTTTTGCGTGGTGAAGTTATTAACATAAAGTTAGTTTTTTTCTAGTTAACAGATAACTTATTAGTCAAACAATAATTAAGAACTCTAGTCATTTCACAATTCATAACCGATCCGATATCATTTACGTCATCTGAAGTATACAAAATGTTAGCgtcatcagcaaagaggcgAAAGGACAATTTGTTAGATGAGTTGGCAATGTCATTGATATAAATTAAGAATAATAAGGGCCCTAAGGTAGACCGTTGTGGTACGCCACAAGTCATCTCTAATAAACTTGACTTTTCATTTCCAATTTGAACAAATTGCTTGCGGTCTTGGAGATAACTTGCAAACCAATCATGTGGCCTACCACGGACACCATATTTACAGAGTTTATCTAACAGTATTTGatgatttactgtatcaaaagcttttgagaAATCTGAGAACAGGCCACAAGATATGAAATTGCTGTCAATAGAGGCCTTCAGATTATCAGTGATCTCCATAATTGCTTGCTCAGTAGAATGATTTTTTCTAAAGCCAAACTGATACTTAATAATACATCATGCTTATCAAGATATTTAATTAGCTGATCATAAATAAATCGCTCCAAGGCCTTGCTGAAGGGAGATAGTGTAGCTATAGGCCGGTAATTACTGACTAGGATCAGACAAAGTTCCACTTTTAAAAACAGGAGTTACTTTTGACACTTTAAATACATCAGGCACTATAGTTCTAAAAAGGCATCCCAATAAGGTGCGCACGCGGAAGACGTAAAAAAATTTCGCGTCATAATACGACTTACATTCCCCAACACGGGACCAGTAGAAACTATTTGCCCAGTAAACGAGGCTAGGCATCTAGCAGCAATCACAAACTCGCAATCTATGATTGAGCAAACTGTTGAGACTATTTTCGCAACTCTTCTCTCActgatttcaataacaccaCTGCCATTATTCCATATAATACCTAACCAGAGAATACTTTGGCAAGGCTCCCAAACAGACTTATCATCGTTAGACACAAAACCTGCACTAAGCAAGTCATCTTTAACCGTTTTGCTGAGGGAAGCGCATGCGTCACGCGTACTGGCTATACCCCAACCATCATCCAAGAAAAGAGCAATGCGTGCCCCTTTTAACCTCCAGTGCTTCTCAAGTGGTTTCAGAACCTTAGTGAAAATATGTGGTGCGGAGAAGAGCCCAAAGGGCAGGACCGTAAATAGGTAGAATTGCTGTCTCTTAGAAACGGGGTCAACCCACGAACAACCAAGGTAACATTGGTGATGGGTTGCAAGCTCTATATGATGATAGCCGGTCTTAAGAAAAAATGTGAGCATATACGCCCCCAACTCAAAATATGAAATGGCTACCTTCCAATCCACGTATTTTATACGTTTCTTCTGCAAATGCCTGTTTACGTATCTCAAGTCCAAAATTAGCCTCTTTTTACCGTTGGCCTGCACAGATAAAGAAAGGGGGTTGACGACATACGAGGGTACGACACACCGAATAACGCGGCCAGACTAAACAAGCACTTTTAACGCACTCTCAACAAATTCTGCATGCTCCAGCGCTGATCTATTGTTCTTGAAAAACGCGGGTTCTgtaaaagcaaagaaaggtaacTTATATCCCTCTTCTATGACGCtcaaaatgaaaatatattttcatatggTTGGTATCTTTTTTTGTGCACAGCGGTCCCTTGCGAAACAGTATTACAAGGTCATTAGCGCCTATTTACACGTTGGAGTTTCTATTGTTCATGCAAAGGTTTTTAAGGTTGGTTGTTCGCACTACTTTCTATTAACGCTAGGGACCCAGCACTTCGGTCTTTTCTTGTAGCGATTTACTATGGAGAACAGTGACAGTAGCTCCTCGTATGCGTGCCACTCGCCCTCCCACCCTCCCGCCCGATTTATTTGTCCTTAATGTTTGGATACTGCTTTGTCTCCGTTTCAGGCCGTAGAGAGTCTAACCTCGATAAGAGCAGGTGCTTCCGGTGCCACAGACTAGGCCCCTGGGCAAGCGATTGCCGTTATGCATGGCTCAGCCAAGGTGGTGGCGGATCCAATAATGCCAGCATGGCCAGCGTGCCGTGGTTTATCTACAAATGCCACACGGGATCAAATCCCAGACAGTGAGTCCTGTTCTGAAGGTTACGAGGACTTAGTTCAGGTACCGCAGGATAATGATGCGTGGGAATTTGACGATAGTAGCAAGTTTGAGATACAGGTTTAAGGAAATTTGCGTAAGAATTTGCACTTCTAGAGAGGCATCGGTGCTTCGTAGAAGAAGGATATAAGTTatctttctttgcttttccggAACCCGCGGCTTTTACGAACAATAGATCAGCGCTGGAGCATGCAGAATTTGTTGAGAGTGTGTTAAAAATGCTTGTTTCGTCTGGCCGCGTTATACGGTGTGCCGTACCCCCGTATGTCGTCAACCCCTTATTTCTATCTGTGCAGGCCAACGGTAAAAAGAGGCTAATTTTGGACTTGAGATACGTGAACAGGCATTTGCAGAAGAAACGTATAAAATACGAAGATTGGAAAGTGGCCATTTCATATTTTTAGTTGGGGGCTTACATGTTCACATTCGATCTTAAATTAGAGCGGTTATCATCATATAGAGGTTGCAACGGATCACCAATGTTCCCTTGGTTTTTCGTGGGTTGACCCCGTTTCTAAGAGACCGCAATTCTACCGACTTACGGTCTTGTTCTTTGGGCTCTCCTCTGCGCCACATATTTTCACTAAGGTTCGGAAACCACTTGAGAAGCACTGGAGGTTAAAAGGGGTACGCATTGCTCTTTTCTTGGATGATGGTTGGGGTATAGCCAGTACGCGTGACGCATGCGCTTCCCTCAGCAAAACGGTTAAAGATGACTTGCTTAGTGCAGGTTTAGTGTCTAACGATGATAAGTCTGTTTAGGAGCCTTGACAAAGTATCCTCTGGTTAGGTATTATATGGAATAGTGGCCGtggtgttattgaaatcagTGAGAGAAGAGTTGCGAAAATAGTTTCAACAGTTTGCTCCGTCATAGATTGCGAGTTTGTGATTTCTGCTAGATGCCTAGCTTCGTTTACTGGGCAAATAGTTTCTACTGGTCCCGTGTTGGGGAATGTAAGTCGTATTATGAGGCGAAATTTTTTTACGTCTTCCGCGTGCGCACCTTATTGGGGTGCCTTTTTAGAACTGGATCAATACACGAAGGatgaaattattttctggaaggaaaatattgattttgttaagtcaaggttttgttttttgaacaGAAAGCGACACGTGTTTGGCTTTTCTGATGCCAGTGCAACTAGTTGTGGTGCAGTTATCTCTCTTGACTCGCAACACACTTATCATAAGCTTTGGGATTCCAGCGAGGCCTCCAAAAGTTCGACTTGGAGGGAGCTCGCTGCCATAGATTTTGCAATTGAGTCGTTTAGTTCTGTGTTAGAAAGCCCTCATGTAAAATGGCACACGCATAGTCAAGCAGCTGCGAAAATTGTTGATGTTGGTAGTATGAAGCCCGATCTTCATAAATTGGCGATTAAAATATTCGGAGCCTTCCTAAGGAGAGAGATTAAGCTGGAGATTCAATGGATACCCAGAACTGAGAACGACAAGGCGGACTTTATTAGTCGCCTTATCGACGTTGACGACTGGCAGCTAACTGAGAGCTTCTTCGCCACTTTAGAAGGACCCTGCGGACCCTATTCAGTTGATTGTATGGCGGCATTTTACAACGCCAAAGTGGAAACGGTCTTCTCGAGATTCTGGAATCCTGGAAGTGCCAgtgttgatttattttttttcgttcaGAGCTTGGAATCAGAGAACTGCCTTGTGGTTCCGCCAGTAGTGCTTATCGCTAGAGTCCTACATTACCTAAACGTTCAAAGGGCCTTAGCAACACTGGTGATCCCGTTTTGGCCATCGTCTAGTTTTTGACCTTTAATCGCCTGTACCTATGCTACTGCCGTACGAGGTTACGTTCTGGAAGATGGTTATCGATGGTTAAGGAGGAAAGTACGTAAAATAGAACTGATAAACCAGGTATGAAAGCAGGTCGTGGGTAAACCATGAAAGTTGAGAGAGGAAGAAATTTTTGATATGGTGCCCTTACAATAGTATTGAGAATGGCTCGGTTTTTGGGATAAAGCTTAAACTTGTGGAGATTAAAAAAGGGTAGAAATAGAAGAAGGTAAAAGTAAAGAGAAACGGAGGAGAAGATAAGGAAAGGCAAAGAAAGGATGGAAAATgataaaaggaaaaggaaaaaaagagaaaagaaaaaaaaagaaataataaagaaaaaaaggaacacaaaGTGTGAGGAAAAGAAACAGGGTAGGAGAGAGATTGTTGATTGTTgcagttttaaaaaaagtaataaaaataataaaaaagaaagaaagagaaaaagagcGTTTATCTGTTCATTTCTTTGGAGAGGACGATATTTTGTCTGTTTCTTCCAGATCGTCTTCGCTGCCAGGCCTTGGAAGTTAGCTCCCGCTCAGGTCATGGTCGATAGGTGTGCTTTTGTCAAGATGTTACTAAAATCCAGAGCTGATTGAACCACCAAGAAGTATCTTGTTGAGATGAGAAGATTCTTGCCTGGTGCAGGCAGAACTCTGTTGCTGACAGTTATCCCTTTTCCCCTACTGTATTGactctttatttattccagcTCTTCACCCACCAACACAAGTCATACTCGGTTCTGGCGTGCGTTTCTCAAAAgacccgaaaacttttcgggcccgtaAAGTTTTCTGGGAGTTTTTCGGGCGTGATTTTCGGGTTGCGAAAAGTGTTTCTCAAAACACCCGAACGTAGCCCGATATTTTCGGGTAGGTTTTTTCGGGAATGAACTTCTGCGTCTGCGTGGACAGGTGGTTCGAAAATCAAGATCAATTTGTTGGAGGGACAAGTGGAACAGTGGCATTGATGCCctctttccattgttttttattgttcacCTGTTAAATAACTCTAGCTTGTGGTTAGTTTATACAATACTGGAAATTCCATAATACAAGTCTGTCTTGAGTGTGACGGCAATCTTGAAATCAAAGTATCTTGCAACGTTGATCAGCCGTTGATACATGGTTTGAGCACATTTTTCTTGTCTTTCGAAAATTTATCTATGTCGCTTGCATTTGCTATTCAAACCTGATAATGTACGTCAAAAAGCACCAAGTCGTACGTTTGCGATGAGGTTTCTTTAACCTTAGAACATATATAaatgtttagtttttttcaACGAAAGGTTGCAGTGAGTGCGGGCAGGTAAGGTATCGAAGAGGACAGGTAGGCTAGTTTGATCTTGTTTTGTCACTTTTGTGGTCatgtttcttctttcttcttgtaAAAAATTACTGCTAAGTCATTGTTGATTTTAACATGGAGTGctaaacaagaaaaatgaaagtGGATTAACTTAAGCTTACGGCTTAGAGTGAATGAAATAGAGGCCTTTGCAGTCTCCCAACATGGATTGATTTTAACTGCGGAGTAGACTGCTGTGCTACGAGTAAGTTCTCTgtctatattttttatttaaataaagatGTTTACCTTGCTATTAAATTGTTGATGAGAGAGTTTATTAACGCAATGAAAATcatgttttttctttattggttTGCCTTTCTTGTTCAATTGGTTTGGTGGCTCTGAATTTGGCGGGAATTTATGCGGAGGCCGCGTCACCGTTTGTTCCGGCTGAATTGTTACGTTGGTATGCTGTATTTTGGTAcaagtaaattaatttaaatcaaCCTTATTTCCTGTGATAATTATCTTGAGGTATGCTGGAGtgaattatattatattttgaaACGTTTGTTAGTGCAATTCATGAAAAGTACTTTGGAGCATTAGTATAATAGCACGTTAGTAaacaatgatttaattaagATAAGCATCAAAGATTACGTTATAGCCTTTGTTGGCCTTTGAGAAGTAGTAAGAATGGAGAAGTTTATCATGCCAGTAATAGTTATCCTTCTTCCAGACTTGAAATCAGTGCTAGCAAAGTGTCTCTCAAATTCAGCTCTTGAGCAGCTAAGGCATTCATCACATTAGAAATGCTATCCTACTGTGTCTCTCTTTAATTCTGCTCCATTGTAGTAAAGGATGTCTGAGACCAAGAAAAAAAGTGCCAGATTTACGGAAGGCATGAAGAGAGCCCTCATTGATGGCTATACGAGAAGACAAGTCAGTGGATAAATTTATCTCTACATTATACTAAAAAAAACTATgttttacttgttttttttttctttaacaaaaGGTTGCAGTGAGTACATTTACAGTGAGGTTTCAATTATTAATAATGTCGTATTGAATTacaaatttgcttgttttcaatGTACTTTATTTTAAGGTTGTTCTCAAGTCAAAATTTTCAAACATGGTGACtaataattgcaaaaaaaatgcttgggagGAGATCACTATGGCAGTGAATGCTGTAAACTCAGGGGAGAGGAATTATCATACCATGCTATGCATAGATTATTATGAATTTCGAACTTATGCTTTTTTGACTGAGAGATGGctggacagaaaaaaaaaaaattcccatcTGGTTTTCCTAACCAGTTCATTAGTGCACAGTCATTAATTTCTTTTAGTATTCTTCCATCAACATTAATCCTACTTTGCAGGTGAAGAAACGATGGGAGGATCTGACTGCGTCAGTAAAATGAAAAGAACGTCAGGCACACCAAGGAGAAGTTAGATTAAAAGTCACTGGGAATGGGAATTTACCAGATGACTCAGTAAGACAGACCTTAGTTGTGCCATTTTGATTTGTCTGTAGTAAATTAGATGAAGAACATGAAGTAAATTCATTTTTGCAGGAACTTAGTGAGGATTTGCATTGTCCAGTGGCTCCAGCTGTGAGCAGAATGTCCTCTACTGAGAGAGAAGTGGCGAATGTACTTGGTCCTCAGGCGTTTATTGGGATAAATGGAGGAACAGATACTCTGGGTAAATTGTGTATATAGTTTAATTTAAACCACACCAGTGACAATCAGTCTAGTTAGTTTGTGTGATAGAGATTGCCACATGCTTCTCCTTGTAAAAAGTAGCAAGAATAAATGGATTAGGGGATAAGAGGTACATAAAAATGGTTGGTGAGTAACCACCTCCTACCCACCTAATGAAGATAATGATGATCATGGTTATATGTTACCTGGGGTTCTTATAGAAGTTGCCATAGTAATAATTGATATGGATGTACAGTATGCACATATTAAACTGATAGTGTTCTCCCTTGTTTGCAGCATAACAGGTCAAAGTGGTTTTTTAAACTGGTAGATCAATCAAAGATACCTGtttaattttctcaaaaataccAAACAAAGTCTATTTCTAGGGAGTTAAAAAAAAGTTTGCAGGCAGTAAAATTTTCCAATTACCACACATTTGAAAAGGAGAACACTGATTAATAATTGATAATGCTTGTGTCAGGTTGTGCAAAAAAAGCacttatataataaccaaaatcaTTGCacgctttctgattggtcaatcagctatttttttattgtgccagtaaagtCATGGAAAAATCGTGcatcttctgaattattatctaaaagcaatagaccacacgttctatggtttataggcttgaaaaccacttgggatgttggaagaacactcgaagaattcgtGAATCTGACTCTCTTGCGGCTCGTGATTTACAAATTCTTCTCCTGTTGTACCAACGTCCCccgtggtttatcagcctataaactatagaaacttgtggtctattgcttaatttgCCAACTACAAACAGTTACAAAAATGTTGAGTCGACACTCTAAGTGAAAAACAGCCGCCTTCCGAAATTGAAATCAATGCTAGAAAAGTGTCTTACACATAGAACACAAAGCCCCTTCCTTTCCCCTATTGAGCATGATCTTGCATTGCTAACATCatgggaggggaggggaaaatGGAAAGCGAGGTGGATTGAGATTTTCCTGTAACCTGTCTCAAGTATTTTTGCAACTGGTTGTACTTACTTGTTTTGCTGAAAGACAGTTTGCATGAAAAATTGCATAGTTTTATTAACAGCACCTTTTCTCTGTGTATAACAGAAACATTATGGAAAGAGGGCATCAATGCCACTGTTCCACTCGTCCCTCCAACAAGCCAAGAGTATGTCATTGAGGTATATTAGGACTTTGATGTAACATTCTAttaaatttcttgaaaaaagaaTCCCTCTTTATTTTCATGCAAAATACATACAAAAAGGGAACGAGAATTAAATTTAATGGTCAGAGGAACTGGGTAATTTAAATAATGAGTTAGACTTTTTCGGTTGTGGTCATGCACACTGACTTAACTTTAAAAACACTTAAACTTCTCTTTCAAATCACGCATTCTAGACTATACACTAGTGTTTTCTTTGTGCTTTTTGGATGTAGAATGAAACCAATAGCAGCAGCAGTTCCTCAGCAAGGCCATGTGAAGCTAGTGTACAGTCACTTTTAATGAAGGATGTGCAGGTATTTCTTATTTTAGCTTTTAGTGAAATGTAGGTattggataataataataataataataataataataataataataataatagtaataataataataataataataatgtcgcTGTCTGATTTTATTTTATGTGTCCCAGGATATTGATGAAGTGGTGGAGGTTTCCAGAAAACCCATCAGAAAAGGCAAAAAGAGGACCCTTGCAGATGCACAGCTGGAGGTAGTGATTTTACATGACAAGAAAAAAACTAGTGATTCTAAATATGCTTGTAGTAGTCAAATCTGTTAATTTCAAACTGTTCCAGTACTTTGAAGTTGCAACCAGCTATTACAAACTGAAGATGGAGAAAGTGAAACTTGAAATGGAGCTTCTcatgaaaaagcaaaaagagggtaggtataataataatatttaacaaattactttttaccacaattgctgtTAGTCTCGCAGTCTGATTGGTTAACTTGCCATTGTTGCTAAGAGTCTagacaaaaaccaatatttgatttgattgagtTAATATTGTTAGTGTCCCACTTAATGCTCTTGTggtaaatccattgacacttaaataaagttgttattgtcattattacaaAGCTTCTTGTTGCATGTTCACATCGAAGTGTCACGCAATTGTTATAGCCAGTCAGGAATGTTCATTTTGGCACATGGACCAATCAGACTGTGTCGTGGTTGTGCTCATTTGTTGTAAGGATATGCCTGCAAATGAACTGAATTAACACTGAGTGTGATTACAATCTGAAAGAGTCCTCAAACATAGGCCTCCACATTCGTGGTACTGTGCCCcatattttaatttcattcGTCTGTAATGTGTGCTCTGAAGTGATGGCGTATTGTTAATATTAACTCGTAATCAGCAGGGATGTAGCTTAAGTTTTTAGCAGGCGGGAATCTAGCAATGATAGGCGGGTATTTGGGCCGAAGGCCCACAGTAGCGTGCCTTTGGCACGCTAtacctaggggggtccgggggcaaggcccccccgggaaattttgaaaatgcataCTCTCGGAGATGgattttccttgattttgggGGCAAAATCAAGGGCATTCAGGACAGACTTTTATCAGGTaacatttgtttaaatttttccCGTAATTCAGCTTCTTTCAACAATGTCAGTTGGTTCCTTAGAACTTAGCGTGTTTTTTTCCGGTAGACTTAAAAAATGTCATGATACCAACCGCCTCagaatcatttttctttctttttcccgaCATTATAAAGTAATAATATTTCAACCGTCAGAGATACGCAATTTGGCATTCATTATTTCGTATACATGAAATACAAACACCGCAGCCCATTGAGCCTGCAAAATTGACGATGAAATGCAAATGATGCGATCGTCGCACTAAATGGAGTGTTTACAATCCTTTCAGTTCAGGTAAGACAGCAATGAAGGTGTAAACAAACGAAATAATAAAATCTTCTGACAACATTTAAAAACATCTTGGAGAAAGAAGAAGTGCTTTACAGCCGGAAAAATCGCGTTCACAGCCGGGTAATTTTCCCGGCCTCCGGCTATTATCTACATCCCTGATCAGATATAAATATTTCCTTTAAATTCTTCCATTGATGTTGGAAAGGTGATTTATTCTCTGGCCAAGCTACACAAAACGTACACTGGGAAATACACTGAATGAACACAACGACTCGACACAACATTTATTTGAACATTCCTTGAGTACTTTGAGGTGGCAACCAGTTACTATAGCATGAAGAACGAAATTGAAACTctgattgaaaagaaaaaaatagcctAATCATTGTGAGTTAATCATCATGTTTTCCTGATAATTTCCAgctgtttttgtgatattttctactttttttctaCTTTTCTCCTCAGAATAATTCAGCGTTTGGTGAAGTATGTAATTTGCCTTTGAACTTGTGCAGCTCATATGCAGTGCAATGtattcttttataaaataattaggatagtacgagcactctcattggtcaagagctgtgtttagatgagagtatgtaaacatggCTGTCTCAAGTATTTTTGCAACTGGTTGTACCTAGCTGTTTTGCTGAAAGAAAGTTTGCATGAAAAATCGCATAGTTTTATCAACATTTACAAGCCTAATGGTGGTGAGCTTGTCTTTATCTTCGGGATTTTTGGATTTGCCTCGTGGAACCTgtgtttcatattccatgggatttctttagttttttccatatattttttaagaacgacgattttagtgtaaagatttttcatctttattactcccatttttaagaacgaataattttcatggtcaaatatttattaatccctcctacTTGATTTAGGTTTTCGTAcgtgtactatctggctgtgtCTGGGATTAAAGTTCTTAATTTCATgcagtttgtttcatttgttaaccttattttggagttgagagtttgctttgtaattttctcccctcattttacagactaaccctaacttttgtctatgatttttcctcaactcaccattcacacacacaatattctcctcaaactacctgctaaaTTAGTGAATgttggttatttaatagtaatacatgaagcagcagttaacctagcaacctttgtggctttctttaTTGGTGTTGAAAGacgaatcctccttacaagaaggggtttctctccactaactaaaacattcactaatttaGCAGGTAGGTTGaggggaatattgtgtgtgtgaatggtgagttgaggaaaaatcacagacaaaagttagggttagtctgtaaaatgaggggagAAATTTGCAAAGCAAACTCACAACCCCAAAACAAgattaacaaatgaaacaaactctgtgtgaaattaaaaactttaatctcagaaacagccagatagtacatgtacgaaaacgaaaaactaaatcacgtaggagggattaataaatatttgaccatgaaaaatatccgttcttaaaaatgggaatgaaaaatacctttgattgTAAGTGATTTTGTGTTTAAGCCTGTTCGTCAAAGGCAGGATCCATGAAAAGCATTCTTCTTTGGAACTTTTTCGCAAAACGCTGATTACTGGTTATAAGATTATATTATAAGATTGTGTAGCTCCAGCTTAAATACTATATATTGACCAGTAGGTTTAAGCAGAAGTGGTATATTAAATAAGAAATCTGAAAGGAAGTGTTTTTGGTAGTTTTGTATTTTCCACTtcactcaatttttttttttagtttttgttatctccttttttttcggttttcagAGGACCCGCCCCATAGTAGCTTTATACTTAACTGTCCATTTCTTGTTTGTTGTGTtgaaatttattgtaaaatattaataattaaagTGAGTGAATGTGCATTAGCGCTTACATTTGAGAAAACACTTCTTGGATAAGTTTTTGTCTTTTGGCAACACCTGATTCATCACAGTTTTGTGCAGAATACATAGGCCTGTCATCACTGCCATTAAGCTGTGTAACATCAAGCCCATCTGGCAGCTGGGTGTTGTCATGGATACACATGTTATGCAATACCACTATCGCAACAATTATGTCGCAACAGCGGCATGGGGAGAACTGCATCGTCCCTCCAGAGAAATCAAGGCATCGAAACCTTTGTTTCAAGAGGCCAAATGATCGTTCTATCACATTCCTTGTTCTCGTGTGGCTcctttggtacatttcttctGCTGCACTCGACACTTTGTCAGGGTTTAAGGGGGTCATAAGGTAGCTCTGTAGGGCGTATCCTCTGTCCACAAGCAACCATCCTTCCTGCTGTTTCGTTTCCATGTGAATCTGCAGTGCGCTCCCGTTGAAGATGGCTGAGTCATGGACTGAGCCATGCCACTTGGCCACAATGTTTGTGAACCGCATTTCTGCATCACAGACTGCCATCACGTTGATGGCATGAAATCCCTTATGACAAACATAAAGGTGTTCCTCTTTTGCCGGTGCACGGATTGGGATGAGCGTGCCATCGATAGCCCCCATAACCTTGGGGAAAGCTCCAATCGAGTAAAATTTCTTTCCTATGAAAGATCATAGTAGTTAAAACGGCGGACCCAATAAACTGCGGCTCAAAACTTGAGGAGATTAACAGCCTGTTAGACGTCGGCATCAGAATATGAATCAACATTTTTGGGA from Montipora foliosa isolate CH-2021 chromosome 7, ASM3666993v2, whole genome shotgun sequence includes the following:
- the LOC138009557 gene encoding uncharacterized protein, giving the protein MSSTEREVANVLGPQAFIGINGGTDTLETLWKEGINATVPLVPPTSQEYVIENETNSSSSSSARPCEASVQSLLMKDVQDIDEVVEVSRKPIRKGKKRTLADAQLEYFEVATSYYKLKMEKVKLEMELLMKKQKEE